A single genomic interval of Penicillium psychrofluorescens genome assembly, chromosome: 2 harbors:
- a CDS encoding uncharacterized protein (ID:PFLUO_003470-T1.cds;~source:funannotate) has translation MMKALVFHGPYDVRLEERPNQTDVLIKTTSAALCGSELHRYRGHSKINMQPGYICGHEGIGIVHEVGAGIKNFNVGDHVIVPFLVSCNECFHCKRGVHGRCKNGRNFGGPSLDGSQAQYFRVPLADTTLYHLPKDVDLGELAILMTDIFPTGFNGAKRAFIDTPREDWKDMSIAVIGCGPVALCSIISAREYKPARIFAIDSIPSRLEAAKELGCIPINFKEVDPVAVIKKATDNNGVHAVIEGVGLSPALKTAYDIICPGGKISSFVRNKDLIEKMKFIDLVLPQLDQSSVDALKRFERGELNKVVFKPNGLDI, from the exons ATGATGAAAGCTCTCGTATTCCACGGCCCATATGATGTGAGGTTGGAAGAGAGGCCAA ACCAAACCGATGTGCTGATCAAAACAACCTCAGCTGCGCTCTGTGGAAG TGAACTGCATCGCTATCGAGGTCATTCCAAAATTAACATGCAGCCAGGCTATATATGCGGGCATGAGGGGATTGGCATTGTCCATGAAGTGGGCGCTGGAATCAAGAATTTCAACGTGGGCGATCATGTCATTGTGCCCTTTTTGGTCAGCTG CAATGAATGTTTCCATTGCAAGCGAGGCGTCCATGGACGTTGCAAGAATGGTCGGAACTTCGGTGGACCCTCTTTGGACGGTTCTCAAGCCCAATATTTCCGCGTACCACTGGCAGACACAACGCTCTATCATCTTCCAAAAGATGTGGATCTTGGAGAGCTTGCAATTCTTATGACTGACATTTTCCCAACAGG GTTCAATGGCGCAAAGCGAGCATTCATAGATACTCCAAGAGAAGACTGGAAGGATATGAGTATTGCGGTCATCGGATGTGGGCCTGTTGCTCTCTGctccatcatctccgccCGAGAATACAAGCCGGCACGAATATTCGCCATCGACTCTATCCCGAGTCGACTCGAAGCTGCAAAGGAGCTCGGCTGTATCCCAATCAACTTCAAAGAGGTCGATCCCGTTGCCGTGATCAAAAAGGCAACTGACAATAATGGAGTCCACGCTGTTATTGAAGGGGTCGGCCTTAGCCCTGCATTGAAGACTGCATACGACATCATCTGTCCCGGTGGAAAGATCAGTTCTTTCG TTCGAAACAAGGATTtgatcgagaagatgaagtTTATCGATCTGGTATTGCCACAATTAGACCAGTCTTCTGTGGACGCTTTGAAGAGGTTTGAGCGAGGAGAGTTGAACAAAGTTGTCTTCAAGCCCAATGGCCTAGATATCTAG
- a CDS encoding uncharacterized protein (ID:PFLUO_003471-T1.cds;~source:funannotate), producing MALDPEKGLDKAAYSTDEQEVTPVDHNAAISEKTGIMAKLRAMEASMDKKLGIESAAISRKRPEDKREVHWVEELSMALLWASGTMNTSCFATGFLGWEFGLSLKQSILITIFASILAATLSGYCATFGAVTGLRQISVSRYSFGWWPNKLVALLNSIQQMGWAAVSCITGGLALTAVSDGHVSLILGIVILAVVALIISFFGLKAILIYERWAWMIFFVIFLIIYGETGKYADNSAPATATGATFAGAVLSLIAVVYGSSASWCTMASDYYVHYPSNVSRVKVFFMTTFGIAIPTSVGMVAGCLVASALNNKPEWHHAYEKEGLGYLIQDMLYPRGFAKFLLTLLVLSGINVNVISIYSSAISFQQLSRPFARIPRFMWTLFCFVCILALAIGGRQQLNTYLQNFLSLLGYWCTSYAVILFEEHFIFRKGNFDNYDLEGWNDPDRLPLGIGAAVAFSLGVVAWCLGMDETWFIGPLAKLIGDYGGDVANEFTFVVTALSYLPARYLELKYFGR from the coding sequence ATGGCTTTAGATCCGGAAAAAGGCCTTGACAAGGCCGCCTATTCAACCGACGAACAGGAGGTAACTCCAGTCGACCACAATGCCGCGATTTCGGAGAAGACCGGCATCATGGCTAAGCTTCGTGCCATGGAGGCCAGCATGGACAAGAAACTTGGCATAGAGTCCGCAGCCATCAGTCGCAAGCGCCCCGAAGATAAGAGGGAGGTACATTGGGTGGAAGAGCTGTCGATGGCGTTGCTGTGGGCGAGTGGTACAATGAACACCTCCTGCTTTGCGACTGGCTTCCTCGGCTGGGAATTCGGCCTGAGCCTGAAACAGTCAATCTTGATTACCATCTTTGCCTCGATCCTGGCCGCGACGCTTAGCGGGTACTGCGCCACCTTCGGCGCGGTGACGGGGTTGCGCCAGATCAGCGTCAGTCGGTACAGCTTCGGTTGGTGGCCCAATAAGCTCGTCGCCCTGCTCAACAGTATCCAGCAGATGGGCTGGGCTGCCGTCTCGTGCATCACAGGAGGTCTCGCGTTGACGGCGGTTTCCGACGGCCATGTCTCCTTGATTCTCGGGATCGTCATCCTGGCTGTCGTGGCACTGatcatctctttcttcgggTTGAAGGCCATTCTGATCTACGAGAGATGggcctggatgatcttcttcgttATCTTTCTGATCATCTACGGCGAGACCGGCAAGTATGCGGACAATTCGGCCCCAGCTACCGCGACTGGCGCGACTTTCGCTGGCGCCGTTCTCAGCCTGATTGCAGTTGTCTACGGGTCCAGCGCTTCATGGTGCACAATGGCTAGCGATTACTATGTCCACTATCCGTCCAACGTCAGTCGTGTGAAAGTTTTCTTCATGACCACATTCGGTATTGCAATCCCTACCTCGGTTGGCATGGTGGCCGGCTGCTTGGTTGCCTCCGCTCTGAACAACAAGCCCGAGTGGCACCACGCATATGAAAAAGAGGGATTGGGATATCTCATCCAAGACATGCTCTATCCTCGCGGATTCGCCAAATTCCTTCTTACTCTCCTTGTCTTGTCCGGGATCAACGTCAACGTCATCAGCATCTACAGTTCCGCCATTTCCTTCCAGCAACTTTCACGACCTTTTGCTCGCATTCCTCGGTTCATGTGGACGCTGTTCTGCTTCGTGTGCATTCTCGCGCTAGCCATTGGCGGGCGACAGCAGCTAAATACATATCTCCAAAACTTCTTGAGCTTGCTGGGATACTGGTGCACGAGTTACGCCGTGATTCTGTTCGAGGAACACTTCATCTTTCGCAAGGGCAACTTTGACAACTATGACTTGGAAGGGTGGAATGACCCGGACAGGCTGCCGTTGGGTATCGGTGCGGCAGTCGCCTTCTCTCTCGGGGTTGTGGCGTGGTGCCTGGGAATGGATGAGACTTGGTTCATCGGCCCTCTTGCTAAATTGATTGGAGACTACGGTGGTGATGTTGCCAATGAGTTTACGTTTGTGGTGACGGCTTTGAGTTATCTACCGGCAAGGTATTTGGAGCTGAAGTACTTTGGGCGATAG
- a CDS encoding uncharacterized protein (ID:PFLUO_003472-T1.cds;~source:funannotate): MSSISSKENATLSTPNEELDPTQLAQMKARYEEERKKRLRDNGNAQFVEVAKSAQYERFGDDPWVDPAAIQPLQAKFPDKRSQMLIIGAGWGGVQNAVRMVEAGIPAEDIRIIDPAGGFGGTWYWNRYPGLMCDIESYTYLPYLEETGYVPKHRYSQGEEIREYINLVAQKWGLIDCAVFQTQAQKIVWDDDAKEWSVNLIQRCKGQSPETLQIRSKFVTISAGVLNWPKLPNIPGILDYQGDIFHSARWAYDVTGGSPKDPSLAKLKDKRVVIIGTGATAVQSVPQLAQWCKHLFVVQRTPASVDVRDQRETDEEWFHKEVARSEGWQRERMRNFHQHFTLGETPAVNLVNDGWTRAPGLVGLTGYTEGPKLPEEIPAYTARLIEVDTPHQIRIHARVDGEVKDPGTADKLKPWYPVWCKRPLFHDDYLKTFNRDNVTLVDTDGRGIDRMTADSLVIGDKSYQTDVVIFATGFLAPPAGTPAEKANMSVIGLNGVSMSEEWPRVGPTTLHGVIDAKFPNLFLSGPQQASTSGNYRFNLDEYAKHISYILAQAKRRANGTQFVVAPSIEAAEDWGMQVMMHSAPMGVAIGCTPGYFNLEGDLDRVPPEQQMVLARSGLWGSGIEHWLEVIENWRTDGDMKGIVVR, encoded by the coding sequence ATGTCCAGCATCAGCAGTAAAGAAAATGCCACTCTATCCACTCCCAATGAGGAGCTTGATCCCACCCAACTGGCCCAAATGAAAGCCCGAtacgaggaagaaagaaagaaacgTCTCCGCGACAACGGAAATGCACAGTTCGTCGAAGTCGCAAAGTCAGCTCAGTATGAGCGTTTCGGCGATGATCCGTGGGTTGACCCGGCAGCAATCCAGCCCCTGCAAGCCAAATTCCCGGATAAGCGAAGTCAAATGCTCATCATCGGTGCCGGATGGGGCGGGGTACAGAATGCCGTCCGCATGGTCGAGGCTGGCATACCAGCCGAAGACATTCGCATTATCGACCCAGccggtggctttggtggcACCTGGTACTGGAATCGGTATCCCGGGCTTATGTGTGATATTGAGAGCTATACATATCTCCCATATCTGGAAGAGACGGGCTACGTACCCAAGCACCGGTATTCGCAAGGCGAAGAGATTCGGGAGTATATCAACCTTGTTGCGCAGAAATGGGGATTGATAGACTGTGCCGTTTTCCAAACCCAAGCGCAGAAGATTGTTTGGGATGATGATGCCAAAGAATGGTCGGTCAATCTAATCCAGCGTTGCAAGGGCCAATCTCCAGAGACTCTCCAGATTCGCTCTAAATTTGTCACCATTTCTGCCGGTGTACTCAACTGGCCTAAGCTGCCGAACATCCCAGGGATTCTAGACTACCAAGGCGACATATTCCACTCTGCTCGTTGGGCATACGACGTCACTGGTGGATCTCCCAAAGACCCATCACTTGCCAAATTGAAGGATAAGCGGGTCGTGATTATCGGTACAGGAGCGACGGCGGTGCAAAGTGTTCCGCAGCTCGCGCAATGGTGCAAGCATCTCTTTGTCGTACAGCGGACGCCGGCCTCAGTAGACGTTCGTGATCAGCGAGAGACCGACGAAGAATGGTTCCATAAAGAGGTTGCACGATCGGAAGGATGGCAACGCGAGCGAATGCGAAACTTCCACCAACATTTCACTCTCGGCGAGACGCCAGCAGTCAACCTAGTCAATGATGGATGGACCCGCGCCCCTGGCTTAGTTGGTCTAACTGGGTATACAGAGGGGCCCAAATTGCCCGAAGAAATCCCAGCATACACGGCAAGATTGATTGAGGTCGATACCCCTCATCAAATCCGCATTCATGCTCgcgtggatggagaggtgAAGGATCCTGGCACTGCAGATAAACTGAAGCCCTGGTATCCTGTATGGTGTAAACGTCCTTTATTCCACGACGACTACCTCAAGACCTTCAATCGAGACAACGTGACTCTTGTCGATACCGATGGCAGAGGCATTGACCGCATGACGGCAGACTCTCTGGTCATCGGCGACAAGTCCTACCAGACCGATGTAGTCATCTTCGCGACAGGCTTCCTTGCGCCGCCCGCTGGCACGCCAGCCGAGAAGGCAAACATGTCAGTCATAGGCCTGAATGGAGTCTCCATGAGCGAGGAATGGCCTCGTGTCGGCCCTACAACCCTACACGGGGTCATCGATGCAAAGTTCCCAaatctcttcctctccgGACCTCAGCAGGCGTCTACAAGTGGAAACTATCGCTTCAACCTCGACGAGTACGCCAAGCACATATCGTACATACTGGCCCAAGCGAAGCGTCGGGCCAATGGCACGCAATTCGTTGTTGCACCGTCCATAGAGGCAGCAGAGGATTGGGGCATGCAAGTTATGATGCATTCTGCGCCAATGGGGGTTGCAATTGGATGCACACCAGGATACTTCAATCTAGAGGGTGACCTTGATCGTGTGCCACCCGAGCAACAGATGGTCTTAGCGCGGTCGGGCCTTTGGGGCTCGGGAATTGAGCATTGGCTTGAAGTTATCGAAAATTGGCGAACTGATGGCGACATGAAGGGGATTGTGGTGCGCTGA